In Meleagris gallopavo isolate NT-WF06-2002-E0010 breed Aviagen turkey brand Nicholas breeding stock chromosome 2, Turkey_5.1, whole genome shotgun sequence, the following are encoded in one genomic region:
- the TMEM247 gene encoding transmembrane protein 247 isoform X1 — MQGAMGDIPTSYFISDNTTENMDAKSHMAHLDVTGRTSTLQSEVSTRVEEQKELCYVQVTAADIELQRMWCNFVLAEQKYEHEDSDKKRLHEERMAQIHQQFSQGLQDRLLPPNQNVLFFLYCFTFMFIIYIVKDLVFYFFQNHHQFSFAIVFFFILKGIFQD, encoded by the exons ATG CAGGGTGCCATGGGAGACATACCAACATCATATTTCATCTCAGATAATACAACTGAGAACATGGATGCTAAGAGTCATATGGCACACTTGGATGTGACGGGAAGAACAAGTACTTTGCAGTCTGAAGTATCAACCCGtgtggaagaacagaaagagctTTGCTACGTGCAGGTCACTGCTGCTGACATTGAACTTCAGAGGATGTGGTGTAATTTTGTGCTGGCTGAGCAGAAATACGAACATGAGGATAGTGACAAAAAAAGGCTTCATGAAGAGAGAATGGCACAGATTCACCAACAG TTTAGCCAAGGACTCCAAGACCGACTCCTGCCTCCaaaccaaaatgttttgtttttcttatactGCTTCACATTTATGTTTATTATTTACATAGTAAAAGACCTCGtcttttactttttccaaaACCATCACCAGTTCTCTTTTGCTATtgtgttctttttcattttaaaaggaattttccAGGATTAA
- the TMEM247 gene encoding transmembrane protein 247 isoform X2 — protein MGAMGDIPTSYFISDNTTENMDAKSHMAHLDVTGRTSTLQSEVSTRVEEQKELCYVQVTAADIELQRMWCNFVLAEQKYEHEDSDKKRLHEERMAQIHQQFSQGLQDRLLPPNQNVLFFLYCFTFMFIIYIVKDLVFYFFQNHHQFSFAIVFFFILKGIFQD, from the exons ATG GGTGCCATGGGAGACATACCAACATCATATTTCATCTCAGATAATACAACTGAGAACATGGATGCTAAGAGTCATATGGCACACTTGGATGTGACGGGAAGAACAAGTACTTTGCAGTCTGAAGTATCAACCCGtgtggaagaacagaaagagctTTGCTACGTGCAGGTCACTGCTGCTGACATTGAACTTCAGAGGATGTGGTGTAATTTTGTGCTGGCTGAGCAGAAATACGAACATGAGGATAGTGACAAAAAAAGGCTTCATGAAGAGAGAATGGCACAGATTCACCAACAG TTTAGCCAAGGACTCCAAGACCGACTCCTGCCTCCaaaccaaaatgttttgtttttcttatactGCTTCACATTTATGTTTATTATTTACATAGTAAAAGACCTCGtcttttactttttccaaaACCATCACCAGTTCTCTTTTGCTATtgtgttctttttcattttaaaaggaattttccAGGATTAA